One window from the genome of Candidatus Cloacimonadota bacterium encodes:
- a CDS encoding Fe-S-containing hydro-lyase, giving the protein MENTVYLKTPLTSEDLEKLQIGDKVYISGTIYTGRDAAHKRLVELVEAGKELPFDIKGQVIYYVGPAPAPPGKPIGSAGPTTSYRMDPYAPILMDAGLKGMIGKGPRNQAVIDSMQKNKAVYFAAIGGAAVVVAESIKEAKVIAYEDLGTEAIREMKVENFPCIVANDVKGNDIYKEGVKQYQK; this is encoded by the coding sequence ATGGAAAATACAGTTTATTTAAAAACACCTTTAACAAGTGAAGATCTGGAAAAACTTCAGATTGGAGATAAAGTTTATATTTCCGGCACGATTTATACCGGAAGAGATGCAGCGCATAAACGTTTAGTAGAATTGGTGGAAGCTGGAAAAGAATTGCCTTTTGATATCAAGGGTCAGGTGATTTATTATGTAGGACCAGCACCGGCTCCTCCAGGAAAACCGATCGGTTCTGCCGGGCCGACAACCAGTTATCGCATGGATCCTTATGCTCCGATTTTAATGGATGCTGGATTAAAAGGTATGATCGGAAAAGGACCTCGCAACCAGGCTGTTATCGATTCCATGCAGAAAAATAAGGCTGTCTATTTTGCCGCAATCGGTGGAGCTGCCGTTGTGGTGGCAGAATCGATAAAAGAAGCAAAAGTAATTGCCTATGAAGATCTGGGAACTGAAGCGATTCGCGAGATGAAAGTGGAGAATTTTCCCTGCATTGTGGCAAATGATGTAAAGGGAAACGACATTTATAAAGAAGGCGTGAAACAGTATCAGAAATAG
- a CDS encoding fumarate hydratase has translation MREVNVKDLIPIVKKLCIDANFYMGEDVINRIKQMKEKEESPTGKEVLDILLQNYELAAQEKMPICQDTGIAVTFLEIGQDIHLVGGDLYEAINEGVRQGYKEGYLRKSMVDDPIIDRVNTKDNTPAIIYTDIVPGEKIKITIAPKGGGSENMSEVKMMKAADGIEGVVEFVVDRIARSGGNPCPPIVVGVGLGGNFEQSALLAKKALLRDLDEENPDPKWAKVEKEILEKINNLGIGPQGLGGRTTALGVQILTKPCHIASMPVAVNVQCHAARHKSAVI, from the coding sequence ATGCGAGAAGTGAATGTGAAAGATTTGATCCCGATCGTTAAAAAGTTATGCATCGATGCTAACTTTTACATGGGAGAAGATGTTATCAATCGGATCAAACAGATGAAAGAGAAAGAAGAATCTCCTACCGGAAAGGAAGTACTGGATATTCTTCTGCAAAATTATGAACTGGCTGCTCAGGAGAAAATGCCGATCTGTCAGGACACCGGAATTGCGGTTACTTTCCTGGAAATCGGTCAGGATATTCATCTGGTTGGTGGTGATCTTTATGAAGCGATAAATGAAGGAGTTCGGCAAGGTTACAAAGAAGGTTATCTGCGCAAATCGATGGTGGATGATCCGATCATCGATCGTGTGAATACAAAGGATAACACTCCGGCAATCATTTACACCGATATAGTTCCCGGCGAAAAGATCAAGATCACGATCGCTCCCAAGGGCGGCGGTAGTGAAAACATGAGCGAAGTTAAGATGATGAAAGCCGCTGATGGAATAGAAGGTGTAGTCGAATTTGTAGTCGATCGCATTGCTCGTTCCGGTGGTAATCCCTGCCCTCCAATAGTGGTTGGAGTTGGATTGGGTGGAAATTTTGAACAAAGTGCGCTTTTGGCCAAAAAAGCCTTATTAAGAGATTTGGATGAAGAAAATCCTGATCCTAAATGGGCGAAAGTAGAAAAAGAAATCCTGGAAAAAATTAATAATCTGGGAATTGGTCCGCAGGGTTTGGGCGGCAGAACCACAGCTCTGGGAGTTCAAATACTTACCAAACCGTGTCATATAGCTTCCATGCCTGTTGCTGTAAATGTGCAATGTCATGCAGCACGACATAAAAGTGCAGTGATTTGA
- the sucD gene encoding succinate--CoA ligase subunit alpha: protein MSILVNKDSKVVVQGFTGKEGTFHSQQCMDYGTNIVAGVTPGKGGQIHLEKPVFNTVREAVEKAGANTSIIFVPPAFSADAVLEAAEAGINVIVCITEGIPVADMMVAKKFVQKCGATLIGPNCPGIISAEEAKVGIMPGVVFQKGNVGVISKSGTLTYEAANQVVEAGLGITTAIGIGGDPIIGSTYIDLLKHFEKDPETDAVVIIGEIGGDLEIQAAKYIKENFSKPVVAFIAGQTAPKGKRMGHAGAIIAGSKGTAKEKMDALTAAGVIVCDSPAEIGKKVKEALK from the coding sequence ATGAGTATTTTAGTGAATAAAGATTCCAAAGTTGTTGTTCAAGGTTTCACTGGCAAAGAAGGAACTTTCCATTCTCAGCAGTGTATGGATTACGGTACGAATATCGTAGCAGGAGTAACGCCTGGAAAAGGCGGTCAAATCCATCTGGAGAAACCTGTATTCAATACTGTTCGTGAAGCTGTGGAAAAAGCCGGTGCTAATACCAGTATTATTTTCGTTCCACCTGCTTTTTCTGCCGATGCTGTGCTGGAAGCTGCTGAAGCCGGCATCAACGTGATCGTCTGCATCACAGAGGGAATTCCGGTAGCTGATATGATGGTAGCTAAGAAGTTTGTTCAGAAATGTGGTGCTACTCTTATCGGTCCCAACTGTCCGGGAATTATTTCGGCCGAGGAAGCCAAGGTTGGTATTATGCCGGGAGTTGTTTTCCAAAAAGGAAATGTGGGCGTGATCTCCAAATCCGGTACACTCACTTACGAAGCTGCCAATCAGGTTGTAGAAGCTGGGTTGGGTATTACCACAGCAATTGGTATCGGTGGTGATCCCATTATCGGCAGCACCTACATCGATCTGTTGAAACATTTTGAAAAAGATCCTGAAACCGATGCAGTTGTTATTATTGGTGAAATCGGTGGAGATCTGGAAATCCAGGCAGCTAAATATATTAAAGAAAATTTCTCTAAACCTGTTGTAGCTTTCATCGCCGGACAAACCGCTCCCAAAGGTAAACGAATGGGACATGCCGGAGCGATAATTGCCGGCAGCAAAGGCACAGCTAAAGAAAAAATGGATGCACTTACTGCTGCAGGTGTAATTGTTTGTGATTCTCCGGCAGAAATTGGTAAGAAGGTGAAAGAAGCACTGAAGTGA
- the sucC gene encoding ADP-forming succinate--CoA ligase subunit beta produces MNIHEYQAKQIFADHGIPIQSGIMIEDAAEARKAAEKSAGNFWVIKAQIHAGGRGKGGGVKLARSIEEVEEISKNMLGMTLVTHQTGPAGKLVKKIFIAGGVDIKKEYYLGMVLDRTSEMPVMMASSEGGVEIEKVAAETPEKIIKVSIDPLIGFQPFHARKLAFGLQLSKPQIKSFGKFAKALYQVYSQNDASLIEINPLVLTPEDQFVALDAKMGFDDNALYRHPDIKAMRDLDEEEPTETEAGNFGLNYVKLDGNVGCMVNGAGLAMSTMDIIKLSGGEPANFLDVGGAASAETVAKGFEIILRDPNVKAIFVNIFGGIVRCDRIANGILEATEKTQVKVPLIVRLDGTNSAEAAKILQSANIENIITANDLADGAVKAVNAAKGV; encoded by the coding sequence ATGAATATTCATGAATATCAGGCTAAGCAGATCTTTGCCGATCATGGCATCCCCATTCAATCGGGCATTATGATCGAAGATGCAGCCGAAGCCAGGAAAGCGGCAGAAAAGAGCGCTGGAAATTTCTGGGTGATCAAAGCTCAAATCCACGCCGGTGGACGCGGAAAAGGCGGCGGTGTAAAACTTGCCAGAAGCATCGAGGAAGTAGAAGAAATTTCCAAAAACATGTTGGGAATGACACTTGTTACTCATCAAACCGGTCCAGCTGGAAAACTGGTTAAGAAGATCTTCATTGCCGGTGGTGTGGATATCAAAAAAGAATATTATCTGGGAATGGTTTTAGATAGAACCAGTGAAATGCCGGTGATGATGGCTTCATCCGAAGGTGGAGTAGAAATCGAAAAAGTTGCTGCTGAAACTCCGGAAAAGATCATCAAAGTATCTATCGATCCACTAATCGGATTTCAACCATTTCATGCCAGAAAACTTGCTTTTGGATTGCAGCTCTCCAAACCTCAGATCAAATCTTTCGGTAAATTTGCCAAAGCTCTTTATCAGGTTTACTCCCAGAACGATGCCAGCCTGATCGAGATCAATCCGCTGGTACTGACACCCGAAGATCAATTTGTAGCTTTAGATGCAAAAATGGGATTTGATGATAATGCGCTTTATCGTCATCCCGACATCAAAGCAATGCGCGATCTGGATGAAGAAGAACCAACCGAAACTGAAGCAGGAAATTTCGGATTGAATTATGTGAAACTGGATGGAAATGTTGGCTGTATGGTGAATGGAGCCGGACTGGCAATGTCAACGATGGATATCATCAAATTAAGTGGCGGCGAACCTGCTAACTTTCTGGATGTGGGCGGTGCAGCCAGTGCTGAAACTGTAGCAAAAGGTTTTGAGATTATTCTGCGCGATCCCAACGTGAAAGCTATTTTCGTGAATATTTTTGGAGGAATCGTGCGCTGTGATAGAATTGCCAATGGCATTCTGGAAGCCACTGAGAAGACGCAAGTAAAAGTTCCGTTAATTGTTCGTCTGGATGGCACAAATTCAGCCGAAGCTGCCAAAATATTACAATCTGCAAATATTGAAAATATCATTACAGCTAACGATCTGGCGGATGGTGCAGTAAAAGCTGTAAATGCTGCCAAGGGAGTGTGA
- a CDS encoding hydrogenase maturation protease encodes MQKTLVLGLGNTILSDDGVGIHIAFEIEKKCREIDVLEASAAGFRVVDEIIGYQKLILIDSIKTGKSVPGTLHRFTFDEFSRTMHHSSPHDISLFEAFDIMKKEKADLPEEIKVYAVEVCDTSTFSEECTIEVAKAIPEVAKIVIEENNLK; translated from the coding sequence ATGCAAAAAACTCTTGTTCTAGGGCTTGGTAACACAATCCTCTCCGATGATGGAGTGGGAATTCATATTGCTTTTGAGATCGAAAAGAAGTGCAGGGAGATCGATGTGCTGGAAGCAAGCGCGGCTGGTTTCCGAGTGGTGGATGAGATCATCGGCTACCAAAAATTGATCCTGATCGATTCCATCAAAACAGGCAAATCAGTTCCGGGAACGTTACATCGATTTACATTTGATGAATTCAGTAGAACCATGCATCATTCTTCTCCGCACGACATCAGTCTTTTCGAAGCATTTGATATTATGAAAAAGGAAAAAGCCGATCTTCCTGAGGAGATTAAAGTTTATGCTGTAGAAGTTTGTGATACATCCACTTTTTCGGAAGAATGCACAATTGAAGTTGCAAAAGCAATCCCTGAAGTTGCAAAGATTGTGATAGAAGAAAATAATTTGAAATAG
- a CDS encoding Ni/Fe hydrogenase subunit alpha, with translation MAKKITIDPITRLEGHGKIEIFLDEKGNATNAYLQVPELKGFEQFCVGRPVEELPRITPRICGVCPTTHHMAATKAVDAVYNVKPTETAVKVRRVIYDAFMMEDHLLHFFFLGGPDFVVGPDAAPGERNILGVVGKVGVEIGKKVIDIRRRMRSVITTLGGRVIHPVCGLPGGVSKGITEDQRKEFLQIARDSVDFAQFALKIFDDVVLKNKTYVDLIVGDIYKHETYYMGLVDENNHPDFYDGKLRVVDPDGKEIAKFAPKDYLDHIVERVEPWSYIKFPYLKNVGWKGFTDGKDSGVYRVAPLARLNVADGMATPLAQKEYEKMYKILGGKPAHHTLAFHWARLIEVLFAAEHMVQLLEDKTITSTDIRNIPTDTPKEGIGIVEAPRGTLIHHYKTDEQGMVTGVNLIVATVGNSAAMSMSIAKAAQSLIKNGEFNDGILNMIEMAFRPYDPCLACATHSLPGKMPLKVNIYDKDKNKVKTITRD, from the coding sequence ATGGCAAAGAAAATAACTATAGATCCTATCACCAGATTGGAAGGTCATGGCAAAATCGAAATTTTCCTGGATGAAAAGGGAAATGCAACCAATGCTTATCTGCAGGTTCCTGAACTGAAAGGTTTCGAGCAATTCTGCGTGGGAAGGCCTGTAGAAGAACTGCCTAGAATCACACCACGTATCTGCGGTGTTTGCCCCACAACGCATCACATGGCTGCCACCAAAGCTGTGGATGCAGTTTATAATGTAAAACCTACTGAAACAGCAGTTAAAGTGAGACGTGTGATTTATGATGCTTTCATGATGGAAGATCATCTACTGCACTTTTTCTTTTTAGGTGGACCAGACTTCGTTGTCGGTCCCGATGCTGCACCCGGCGAAAGAAATATTCTGGGTGTCGTGGGAAAAGTTGGTGTAGAAATCGGTAAGAAAGTTATCGATATTCGTAGAAGAATGCGCTCTGTTATAACTACTTTAGGCGGACGTGTAATTCATCCTGTTTGCGGACTTCCCGGTGGAGTTTCCAAAGGTATAACCGAAGATCAGCGAAAAGAATTTCTGCAGATTGCCAGAGACAGTGTGGATTTTGCCCAGTTTGCACTTAAGATTTTTGATGATGTAGTTCTAAAAAACAAAACTTACGTCGATCTGATCGTGGGCGATATCTACAAACATGAAACCTATTACATGGGACTGGTGGATGAAAATAATCATCCCGATTTTTATGATGGAAAATTGAGAGTGGTCGATCCTGATGGAAAAGAAATAGCGAAATTTGCTCCAAAAGATTATCTCGATCACATTGTGGAACGTGTGGAACCCTGGAGTTACATCAAATTCCCATATCTGAAAAATGTAGGTTGGAAGGGATTCACTGATGGCAAGGATAGTGGTGTTTACCGCGTAGCTCCATTGGCTCGTTTAAATGTGGCGGATGGAATGGCAACTCCTCTAGCTCAGAAAGAATATGAAAAGATGTACAAAATTCTGGGCGGAAAACCAGCTCATCATACGCTTGCATTCCATTGGGCAAGACTTATCGAAGTTCTGTTTGCAGCCGAGCACATGGTTCAATTACTGGAAGATAAAACTATTACCAGCACTGATATTCGCAACATTCCAACCGATACACCAAAAGAAGGTATAGGAATTGTGGAGGCTCCTCGCGGAACTCTGATCCATCATTACAAAACCGATGAACAGGGAATGGTGACTGGAGTTAATTTGATCGTTGCTACTGTTGGGAATTCAGCAGCCATGTCCATGTCAATTGCCAAAGCAGCCCAGAGCCTGATCAAAAACGGAGAGTTCAACGATGGAATTTTGAATATGATCGAAATGGCTTTCCGTCCTTACGATCCCTGCCTGGCTTGTGCTACACATTCTCTGCCAGGTAAAATGCCGCTGAAGGTGAACATTTACGATAAAGACAAAAATAAAGTTAAAACGATAACGAGGGATTAG
- a CDS encoding oxidoreductase encodes MAKPKVAFYWCASCGGCEEAIVDLNEDILKVADLVNIVFWPCAMDFKYEDVRNMKKGEITVSFINGAIRTEENEEMAKLLRKKSKIVVSFGACSHMGGIPGLANFWDKETIFESSYGKSCPSVENPDGIVPQQRWQVEEGELTLPKFHNTVKSLDQVIDVDYYLPGCSPEPYLTMNAINKILSGDLPAKGTVLAPAKSLCDICSRNDSKPEKLSIDKIYRVATTQPDPEKCFLAQGIICMGPVTRFGCKEEGDGRCISANMPCRGCYGPPPGVLDVGAKMVSALASIVGLEGEEEMKDADVDRLMEQIPDPAGTFYRFSLPISMLKRKRINEDK; translated from the coding sequence ATGGCAAAACCCAAAGTTGCCTTTTACTGGTGTGCATCCTGTGGCGGCTGCGAAGAAGCGATCGTGGATTTGAACGAAGATATTTTAAAAGTTGCAGATCTGGTAAATATCGTTTTCTGGCCCTGTGCGATGGACTTTAAATATGAAGATGTAAGAAATATGAAAAAAGGTGAGATCACGGTTTCTTTTATAAACGGTGCGATCCGAACCGAAGAAAACGAGGAAATGGCCAAACTGCTGCGCAAGAAATCAAAGATCGTGGTTTCTTTTGGTGCTTGTTCTCACATGGGTGGAATTCCCGGATTGGCAAATTTCTGGGATAAAGAAACGATCTTCGAATCTTCCTATGGCAAGAGTTGTCCTTCGGTAGAAAATCCTGATGGAATTGTTCCTCAGCAGCGCTGGCAAGTAGAAGAAGGTGAACTGACACTTCCTAAATTTCATAACACTGTGAAAAGCCTGGATCAGGTTATAGATGTAGATTATTATCTTCCCGGCTGCTCTCCAGAGCCATACCTTACCATGAATGCAATTAATAAAATTCTATCCGGTGATCTTCCTGCCAAGGGAACTGTGCTGGCTCCCGCCAAGTCTTTGTGCGATATCTGCAGCAGAAACGATAGCAAACCGGAGAAACTCAGTATTGATAAAATTTATCGAGTTGCTACAACTCAGCCCGATCCAGAAAAATGTTTTCTGGCTCAGGGAATTATCTGCATGGGACCAGTTACAAGATTTGGCTGCAAAGAAGAAGGAGACGGTCGCTGCATCAGTGCCAATATGCCTTGTCGCGGTTGTTACGGGCCACCTCCTGGAGTTCTGGATGTAGGAGCTAAAATGGTTTCTGCTTTAGCTTCAATAGTCGGATTGGAAGGCGAAGAAGAAATGAAAGATGCCGATGTAGATAGATTAATGGAACAAATTCCCGATCCTGCTGGCACTTTCTATCGTTTTTCGCTACCCATTTCCATGTTGAAAAGAAAACGAATTAACGAGGATAAATAA